The following proteins are encoded in a genomic region of Labeo rohita strain BAU-BD-2019 chromosome 5, IGBB_LRoh.1.0, whole genome shotgun sequence:
- the LOC127165650 gene encoding regulator of G-protein signaling 3 isoform X5 yields MLEPKAAEQADLGLLGFSPHSVSEPCSPSCPSASPIMRRANCSSPAQRLSYQDLHCSTGDANQTAPPTSRDACKPPYLETSEIWKERQKEVKGGGQESELEKREQGEGESASETISVGARPTSSSSSSSPLVIPRLCLDRSFNADALTSPSTDDDEEEEEEDDEDSDEGFLKRRSMVESTPSSGPQSGGLCVQRSLHRRTHSEGSLLQEPRSPRFISDQAIDCIEAKREPSERWAVPSPQTLRKELTKNGGSVHQICLLFTGRRVCGKPNCKCDTGKPGVKKKKSKNLAKDMKNRLTFLRKKTNDRHGSNPASKLEKVLKSDKPTPEEALKWAESLDALLSHKYGLVVFRSFLQTEFSEENLDFWLACEDFKRIKSLSKMASRAKKIFTEYISIQSCKEVNLDSYTREHIKENMENICADCFDLAQSRIFGLMERDSYPRFLRSDIYLELTNQKRPGSATDPS; encoded by the exons ATGCTGGAACCAAAAGCAGCTGAACAGGCTGATCTGGGTCTGCTGGGCTTCAGCCCTCACAGTGTGTCTGAGCCCTGTTCCCCATCATGCCCTTCTGCATCACCCATCATGAGAAGAGCCAATTGCAGCTCTCCAGCTCAGCGGCTCTCCTACCAAGATCTGCACTGCAGCACTGGGGACGCCAACCAAACCGCTCCTCCGACCTCTCGAGATGCCTGCAAACCTCCGTACCTGGAGACCTCCGAGATCTGGaaggaaagacagaaagaggTGAAAGGAGGTGGGCAAGAATCAGAACTGGAGAAAAGAGAGCAGGGAGAGGGCGAGAGCGCTTCTGAGACCATCAGCGTTGGCGCCAGACCCACATCGTCATCGTCATCTTCCTCACCTCTAGTCATTCCCAGACTGTGCCTGGATCGCTCCTTTAATGCAGATGCACTGACCTCACCGTCGACTGATGacgatgaggaggaggaggaggaagatgaTGAGGACAGCGACGAAGGCTTTCTGAAGAGGAGGAGTATGGTGGAATCAACTCCTAGCAGTGGGCCGCAGAGCGGAGGCTTGTGTGTGCAGAGGTCCCTCCACAGACGGACGCACAGCGAGGGCAGTTTGCTGCAGGAGCCTCGGTCTCCTCGCTTCATCTCCGATCAGGCCATCGACTGCATAGAGGCCAAGCGGGAGCCTTCGGAGCGCTGGGCGGTTCCCTCCCCACAGACCTTGAGGAAAGAGCTCACCAAGAACGGAGGATCCGTGCATCAGATCTGTCTGCTTTTTACTGGAAGGAGG GTTTGTGGCAAGCCGAACTGTAAGTGCGACACGGGAAAACCTGGTGTCAAAAAGAAGAAATCCAAGAATTT GGCCAAAGACATGAAAAACCGTTTAACTTTTCTGCGGAAGAAGACCAATGACAGACATGGAAGCAATCCAGCAAGCAAGCTTGAGAAAGTCCTTAAGTCCGACAA GCCGACTCCAGAGGAAGCGCTCAAATGGGCAGAGTCGCTCGATGCGCTGCTTTCTCACAAAT ATGGCCTGGTGGTTTTCCGCTCATTTCTGCAAACAGAGTTCAGTGAGGAGAATCTGGACTTCTGGCTGGCATGTGAGGACTTCAAGAGGATCAAATCACTGTCTAAAATGGCATCCAGAGCAAAAAAGATATTCACTGAGTACATCTCCATACAGTCCTGTAAAGAG gTCAATCTGGACTCGTACACCAGAGAGCACATCAAGGAAAACATGGAGAACATCTGCGCAGACTGCTTTGACCTGGCCCAGAGCAGAATCTTCGGACTAATGGAAAGAGACTCGTACCCTCGATTCCTGCGCTCTGACATTTACCTGGAATTAACCAACCAAAAGAGACCCGGCTCGGCCACGGATCCGTCTTAA